A section of the bacterium SCSIO 12696 genome encodes:
- a CDS encoding cytochrome-c peroxidase, whose translation MKRLVCCGKKSLYIGLSFLFVPLSISEPITPILTPHDLDEGAVQLGKRLFHSVELSGDNSVSCASCHKVDGGGDDDLRFSIGVGGQIGPINAPTVLNSSLNAFQFWDGRAETLEQQAEGPIHNPLEMNSSWQEVIQKLSVNRDWVEEFRDIYPDGITATNIARAIASYEKALVTPGSPFDRYLLGEESAITDRAKEGYRLFIQMGCVSCHQGQNVGGNMFQQFGIMGDYFRDRGAVTEADYGRFNVTGKESDRFKFKVPGLRNVAKTAPYFHDGSVETLAEAIRTMARYQLGRGISDSQVQAIEAFLRSLSGEVREDLQ comes from the coding sequence ATGAAACGTTTGGTGTGTTGTGGAAAAAAGTCCCTGTATATCGGTCTTTCCTTCCTGTTCGTACCTCTTTCTATCAGTGAGCCTATTACGCCAATATTGACCCCTCACGACTTGGATGAAGGCGCAGTTCAGCTTGGTAAGCGTTTGTTCCACAGTGTAGAGCTGTCCGGTGACAACAGCGTTTCCTGTGCTTCCTGTCACAAGGTTGATGGTGGTGGTGATGATGATCTGCGCTTTTCAATTGGTGTGGGTGGTCAAATTGGGCCAATCAATGCTCCTACCGTACTCAATAGTAGCCTTAATGCATTTCAATTTTGGGATGGTCGGGCAGAAACGCTAGAGCAACAGGCAGAAGGCCCTATACACAACCCTTTGGAAATGAACAGCTCATGGCAAGAGGTGATCCAGAAATTGTCGGTGAACCGGGATTGGGTGGAAGAGTTTCGGGATATCTACCCAGACGGTATAACGGCGACAAACATCGCCCGTGCCATAGCATCGTATGAAAAAGCTTTAGTGACACCAGGTTCTCCCTTTGATCGCTACTTGCTGGGAGAAGAGTCGGCTATCACCGATCGTGCCAAAGAGGGTTATCGCCTGTTTATACAAATGGGGTGTGTATCCTGTCATCAAGGCCAAAATGTTGGAGGCAATATGTTTCAGCAGTTCGGCATTATGGGGGACTATTTTCGCGATAGGGGTGCTGTTACAGAAGCGGATTACGGGCGTTTCAATGTGACAGGAAAAGAGAGTGATCGATTTAAATTTAAAGTGCCAGGGCTGCGCAATGTGGCGAAAACAGCGCCTTACTTTCACGATGGCAGCGTGGAAACGTTAGCAGAAGCTATACGGACTATGGCTCGGTATCAATTAGGGCGAGGCATAAGCGATAGTCAAGTGCAGGCGATTGAGGCTTTTTTAAGGTCACTCTCTGGTGAAGTCAGGGAGGACTTACAATGA
- a CDS encoding PAS domain-containing protein, whose product MKKTASLSVYAKMIIGFFFILLASFSLLSINKYSASYDHQKSLVSEIRLRSQELHAKLLEVRGGFVVDYDGLVEKTSTLNRLLSALAKKEQQYQQAEGEEGLAFGSWLFGKETIDISSQELEVSLISRMQIVEEFKSNFSVFRNSQLIVFQLIADLRQMYADNQALNEDLDVLEADALKAIHAMVDDDHDVLNASLSTIRERHRNSFEDIDEFLGFIIGHFKIINGRESVISQIVREEVSLSSQFEQQLDVFEYKLDSEYRQHDERSSMYRYSFAVVALTILFYGIFQARNSSRLASQLLVQNENLESMVEERTKNLKLATDNLQAEKKEREKNLVELKESRERLNVIINNLHGCVYEYDVVNDAVAYMSRGAEEIWGCSSGKISSQEDLRRQIHPDDQQSTCTAFDDGVAEHSPFNMEYRIIRSLEDERWVREVGVPIVEDGAVKSVVCLVSDIHEFKKAGEDRKRIQEELNHAQKMESVGQLAAGVAHEINTPAQFISDNLVFLQESAGDLITLIKEMEAEVGRSTEESTKKVVEDLLDEADMEYLAEEIPQALSQSASGMERIATIVRAMKDYSHPGESLELADINGALQSTIIVSKSEWKYFAKLETDFDDNLPLVECVVGDVNQVVLNMIVNAAHAIVDKFDDPDDLGGLITVRTRGSGEQVSIEISDNGAGMAESVKSRIFDQFFTTKEVGKGTGQGLSIAYRLIVENHNGKIEVDSEPGQGTTFRILLPVSQPKTA is encoded by the coding sequence ATGAAAAAAACAGCTTCTCTTTCTGTGTATGCCAAGATGATTATTGGCTTCTTTTTTATATTACTGGCGAGCTTTTCCCTTCTGAGCATCAATAAATACAGCGCCAGTTATGATCACCAGAAGAGTCTGGTCTCAGAGATCAGACTGAGATCGCAGGAACTTCACGCCAAACTATTGGAGGTTCGTGGTGGTTTTGTGGTGGATTACGATGGCTTGGTGGAAAAAACATCGACACTCAATCGGCTACTGTCTGCTCTGGCAAAGAAGGAGCAGCAGTACCAACAAGCGGAAGGTGAGGAGGGCCTTGCTTTTGGCAGTTGGTTGTTCGGAAAAGAAACAATAGATATTTCTTCTCAGGAATTGGAAGTATCTCTTATTAGCCGTATGCAGATTGTTGAAGAGTTTAAATCTAATTTTTCAGTATTCAGAAATTCTCAGCTTATCGTTTTTCAGCTCATAGCTGATCTTCGTCAGATGTATGCGGACAACCAGGCGTTGAATGAAGATCTTGACGTATTGGAAGCGGATGCTTTGAAAGCTATTCACGCAATGGTTGACGATGACCATGACGTGTTAAATGCTAGCCTTTCTACCATACGCGAGCGACACAGAAACTCCTTTGAAGATATTGATGAATTTTTGGGATTTATCATCGGCCATTTCAAAATTATTAATGGCAGGGAGTCTGTGATCAGCCAGATAGTCAGGGAGGAAGTATCATTATCCAGCCAGTTTGAGCAACAGCTAGACGTGTTCGAATACAAATTGGACAGTGAGTATAGGCAACATGATGAGCGCTCATCAATGTACCGATACAGTTTTGCTGTAGTGGCTTTGACCATTCTTTTTTATGGAATATTTCAGGCCAGAAATTCGAGTCGTTTAGCTAGCCAGCTTCTGGTGCAAAATGAAAATCTAGAAAGTATGGTCGAAGAACGTACAAAAAATTTGAAACTCGCTACAGATAATTTGCAGGCTGAAAAGAAAGAGCGGGAAAAAAATCTGGTTGAATTAAAGGAATCCAGAGAAAGATTGAACGTTATTATCAATAACTTGCACGGTTGTGTTTATGAATACGATGTAGTGAATGATGCAGTGGCTTACATGAGCCGGGGAGCAGAAGAAATTTGGGGGTGCAGTTCAGGGAAAATTTCTAGTCAAGAAGATTTGAGGCGGCAGATCCATCCAGATGACCAGCAATCCACTTGCACCGCTTTTGATGACGGCGTTGCTGAGCATTCTCCATTTAATATGGAATATAGAATTATAAGGTCACTGGAAGATGAGCGCTGGGTTAGGGAGGTCGGAGTGCCTATTGTTGAAGATGGTGCTGTTAAATCCGTCGTTTGCTTGGTGTCTGATATTCACGAATTTAAAAAGGCTGGAGAAGATAGGAAACGGATTCAGGAAGAGTTGAATCACGCTCAAAAGATGGAATCGGTTGGCCAGCTGGCCGCTGGTGTGGCTCACGAAATTAATACTCCGGCCCAGTTTATTTCCGACAATCTTGTATTTCTTCAGGAATCGGCAGGGGATTTGATAACCCTAATAAAAGAAATGGAAGCTGAGGTTGGAAGATCCACTGAAGAGTCGACCAAGAAAGTAGTAGAAGATCTATTGGATGAGGCGGATATGGAATATCTCGCTGAGGAAATTCCACAAGCACTGTCTCAATCTGCAAGTGGTATGGAGCGAATAGCTACCATTGTTCGCGCCATGAAAGATTATTCTCACCCAGGTGAATCTTTGGAATTAGCCGATATTAATGGAGCACTGCAGAGCACTATTATTGTTTCCAAATCAGAGTGGAAATATTTTGCCAAACTGGAGACTGACTTCGATGATAATCTTCCATTGGTAGAATGTGTGGTGGGTGATGTTAATCAGGTAGTGCTTAACATGATTGTTAATGCTGCGCATGCCATTGTTGATAAATTTGATGACCCCGATGATTTAGGTGGGCTAATTACCGTTCGCACCAGAGGAAGTGGGGAACAGGTATCTATAGAAATTAGTGATAACGGTGCCGGTATGGCGGAGTCGGTCAAAAGTCGTATTTTCGATCAATTTTTTACCACCAAAGAAGTGGGTAAGGGCACTGGTCAAGGTTTGAGTATTGCTTATCGACTGATTGTTGAGAATCACAACGGCAAGATAGAAGTAGATAGCGAGCCAGGCCAAGGTACTACTTTCCGTATTCTCTTGCCTGTATCACAACCGAAAACTGCGTAA
- a CDS encoding sodium-dependent transporter encodes MAAVAGQHENWSSRFGFLMASVGFAVGLGNIWRFPYMTGENGGAAFVLVYLVCAFAIGVPILMAEVMIGRRGKLSPPASMAAVAEQEGTSKVWGAAGGMNLLTALTIQVFYCVIAGWVLSYFWKALNTGFVGIDASVAESTFNATVQDVPGMLLWTAIALGVTGFIIYRGVQDGIEKAVKVMMPTLFLLLVVLVIYHMFAGGFPEAVDYLFSADFSKITGAVWLAAIGQAFFSVGVGMAGMMTFGAYLPKSISISKSVFIIVLADTFVALLAGFAIFPAVFANGLDPQSGPGLIFKTLPVAFSQMPGGYGVSIVFFMLLSVAAITSMVGLLEPLISWAEERKNTSRQKSAVIITLITAAISVLSILAFSGKMTWTLSDIFAIKPEDPGSFLYLTFGDLMDAFSSRLLLPLGGLFIAIFAGWFISRKSSFEELDIHNPLVYQAWRFFIRFVAPVAVLIILFRGITE; translated from the coding sequence ATGGCGGCGGTTGCAGGGCAACACGAAAACTGGTCATCCCGTTTTGGTTTCTTGATGGCGTCGGTGGGCTTCGCCGTTGGCCTGGGTAATATCTGGCGCTTTCCTTATATGACCGGTGAAAATGGCGGCGCCGCTTTTGTACTGGTGTATTTGGTTTGCGCTTTTGCCATTGGCGTACCGATCTTGATGGCGGAAGTGATGATCGGTCGACGTGGCAAGCTGTCGCCGCCGGCTTCAATGGCGGCGGTTGCCGAGCAGGAAGGCACCAGCAAGGTGTGGGGTGCCGCCGGTGGTATGAACCTGCTTACCGCTCTGACCATCCAGGTGTTTTATTGTGTGATTGCCGGCTGGGTGCTGAGTTATTTCTGGAAAGCCCTGAATACCGGTTTTGTGGGCATAGATGCCTCTGTTGCCGAATCGACCTTTAATGCCACGGTGCAGGACGTGCCGGGTATGTTGTTGTGGACGGCCATTGCCCTTGGGGTCACCGGGTTTATTATTTACCGGGGTGTACAGGATGGTATTGAGAAAGCCGTCAAGGTGATGATGCCCACCCTGTTCCTGCTGTTGGTGGTGCTGGTGATTTACCACATGTTTGCCGGTGGTTTTCCCGAAGCGGTGGATTACCTGTTTAGCGCGGACTTCAGCAAGATTACCGGAGCGGTGTGGCTGGCGGCCATCGGTCAGGCGTTTTTCTCCGTAGGCGTGGGCATGGCCGGGATGATGACCTTTGGCGCTTATCTGCCCAAATCCATTTCTATCAGTAAGTCGGTCTTTATTATTGTTTTGGCCGATACCTTTGTTGCGCTGCTCGCCGGCTTTGCGATCTTCCCCGCCGTATTCGCCAATGGGCTTGATCCTCAGAGTGGCCCTGGTCTGATATTTAAAACTCTACCGGTGGCGTTCTCCCAAATGCCCGGCGGCTACGGGGTGAGCATTGTCTTTTTTATGTTGTTGTCGGTGGCTGCTATTACCTCCATGGTGGGTTTGTTGGAGCCGTTGATTTCCTGGGCGGAAGAGCGCAAAAATACCAGCCGCCAGAAAAGCGCGGTGATTATTACCCTGATTACTGCCGCTATTAGTGTGCTGTCTATTTTGGCGTTTAGTGGCAAAATGACTTGGACGCTTTCAGATATTTTTGCTATCAAACCAGAGGATCCAGGCTCGTTCTTATATCTTACATTTGGCGATCTGATGGATGCGTTCTCCAGCCGTTTGTTGTTGCCATTAGGTGGATTGTTTATCGCTATCTTTGCCGGTTGGTTTATTAGCCGCAAGTCCAGTTTCGAAGAACTGGATATTCATAATCCTTTGGTCTATCAGGCCTGGCGTTTCTTTATCCGTTTTGTGGCGCCAGTGGCGGTGCTGATTATTTTGTTTAGAGGCATCACGGAATAA
- a CDS encoding response regulator → MTEKILFVDDEPSILQAYRRTLRKQFTVVTAVGGKEALDLMEAEGPAPVVVSDMNMPEMNGVEFLCQVKERYPDTVRLMLTGNADQQTAVSAINTSDVYRFLNKPCPPDQMAQAINAALDHYKLLKMEQELLENTVKGSIDALVEILSLVSPKIFGHASVISGYVAKCAKKMGVVSTWDLEAAALLGQVGKVTLSDTVLERALKGSPLSEDEQQVYDGYPEVGAKLINHIPRMEGISQAIRYQNRAYDGSGLPSDGVSGEQIPLGARLLKPVMDLVSGEARGLSAEEAFSKIKANGHLYDPQILAVLEQVVSVSTEKVVKEINVAQLVEGMVVASDIIASSGTLLVGKGQAISASMITRLINFCSNGSAPGKVDVLVSK, encoded by the coding sequence ATGACTGAAAAAATACTGTTTGTCGATGACGAGCCCAGCATTCTGCAGGCTTATCGGCGTACCCTAAGAAAGCAGTTCACAGTGGTGACTGCCGTTGGTGGCAAAGAGGCTCTCGACTTAATGGAGGCCGAGGGCCCTGCACCAGTCGTAGTGTCTGATATGAATATGCCAGAGATGAACGGCGTTGAATTCCTTTGCCAAGTAAAAGAACGCTATCCCGATACAGTACGGTTAATGCTTACTGGCAACGCCGATCAACAAACTGCGGTGTCGGCTATCAATACCAGCGATGTTTATCGGTTTTTGAACAAACCCTGCCCACCTGATCAAATGGCGCAAGCGATCAATGCGGCATTGGATCATTACAAACTGCTCAAGATGGAGCAGGAGCTTTTGGAGAATACGGTAAAGGGAAGTATCGATGCATTAGTGGAGATACTATCCCTGGTAAGCCCGAAAATTTTTGGTCACGCCTCTGTTATCAGTGGTTATGTTGCCAAGTGCGCCAAAAAAATGGGTGTAGTATCAACCTGGGACCTGGAAGCGGCAGCATTGCTGGGGCAGGTGGGTAAGGTCACTTTGTCAGATACTGTGCTTGAGCGCGCGCTCAAAGGTTCACCTCTGAGTGAGGATGAGCAGCAGGTATATGATGGCTACCCAGAGGTAGGTGCCAAGCTGATTAATCACATTCCCCGTATGGAAGGAATTTCTCAGGCAATACGTTATCAGAACAGGGCCTACGATGGTTCGGGGCTGCCCAGCGATGGCGTTTCAGGAGAGCAAATACCTTTGGGAGCTCGCCTGCTCAAACCGGTAATGGATTTGGTATCCGGAGAAGCGCGGGGGCTGTCTGCTGAGGAGGCTTTTTCCAAAATTAAGGCCAACGGTCACTTGTATGATCCTCAGATATTGGCGGTGCTAGAACAGGTGGTCAGTGTCTCAACAGAGAAAGTGGTTAAAGAGATTAATGTCGCACAATTGGTGGAGGGAATGGTGGTTGCCAGCGACATTATTGCTTCTTCTGGCACGCTGTTGGTGGGCAAGGGGCAGGCAATTTCTGCATCCATGATTACTCGCTTGATAAACTTTTGCAGTAATGGATCAGCCCCGGGTAAGGTTGATGTGCTTGTGAGTAAATAA
- a CDS encoding PAS domain S-box protein, producing the protein MSYQHPGMPGDKDTLLAIIESLNDGFVVCDMDGHFTHFNKAAERILGVGASSGGPDSWSDTYGIFKTDRTTPFPPEELPLARAIGGETTHNITMCIQKPGGATHSILLEVSGAPVMSSRGEQIGAVVVFRDIEEKAQLQQQLLQAQKLEAIGQLAAGIAHEINTPVQFVHNNLEFLERSFSELMELLQQFQALLQSAPEALASKFNQLLEEADMEFLAEEIPDSLQQSCGGMKAIAEIVSAMKGFSHPGNNNQQPVDINCAIENTLIVVRNECKDSIDIETDLDSKLPKVLGFPAELNQVWINIILNAMQAISGKSEGMENCEDRITITTTRSESDKVLIRIADTGPGIPSDIQHKIFEPFFTTKGVGKGTGQGLAIAHSIIVGKHHGSIEVNSAIGKGTTFTIKLPITEAHLGS; encoded by the coding sequence ATGTCATATCAACATCCTGGAATGCCAGGAGACAAAGACACTCTGTTAGCCATTATTGAGAGCCTTAACGACGGATTTGTAGTCTGTGATATGGATGGTCATTTCACACACTTCAACAAGGCTGCAGAAAGGATCCTTGGAGTTGGCGCTTCTTCCGGTGGCCCAGACAGCTGGAGCGATACATACGGCATATTCAAAACCGACCGCACAACACCATTCCCACCGGAAGAACTGCCACTGGCTCGCGCCATAGGTGGTGAAACAACCCATAACATCACTATGTGTATCCAAAAGCCTGGAGGAGCAACCCACTCGATCCTTCTTGAGGTCAGTGGCGCTCCAGTTATGTCCAGCCGTGGAGAGCAAATTGGCGCAGTGGTGGTATTCCGCGACATTGAAGAAAAAGCACAATTGCAGCAACAACTGTTGCAGGCGCAAAAACTGGAGGCTATCGGTCAGCTGGCAGCTGGCATCGCCCATGAAATCAATACGCCTGTGCAATTTGTGCACAACAACCTGGAGTTCCTGGAACGTTCTTTCAGTGAACTAATGGAACTGTTGCAACAGTTTCAAGCACTGCTACAAAGCGCGCCCGAAGCTCTGGCTTCAAAATTCAACCAACTGCTGGAAGAGGCCGACATGGAATTTTTGGCCGAAGAGATACCCGATTCTCTGCAGCAATCGTGCGGCGGCATGAAAGCCATTGCTGAGATAGTTTCTGCCATGAAAGGCTTTTCCCACCCAGGCAACAATAACCAGCAGCCCGTAGATATTAATTGCGCCATAGAAAATACGCTGATAGTCGTGCGCAATGAGTGCAAAGACAGCATTGATATTGAGACAGACCTGGATAGCAAACTCCCTAAAGTATTGGGCTTTCCAGCAGAGTTGAATCAGGTTTGGATCAATATCATCCTTAACGCTATGCAGGCGATTTCCGGGAAAAGTGAAGGCATGGAAAATTGTGAAGATCGCATCACCATCACCACCACTCGTAGCGAGAGCGACAAGGTATTGATCCGTATAGCAGACACTGGGCCGGGCATTCCCAGTGACATTCAACACAAAATCTTTGAGCCCTTTTTTACCACCAAGGGTGTGGGCAAAGGAACAGGCCAAGGCTTGGCCATTGCCCACTCAATTATTGTGGGCAAACATCATGGTTCTATTGAGGTGAACAGCGCCATTGGCAAAGGCACCACTTTTACTATAAAACTGCCGATCACGGAGGCACACCTTGGTTCGTAA
- a CDS encoding HDOD domain-containing protein, with protein MKRIAFVDDDKNVLDGLRRMLRCNRKEWQMSFFLSGDEFLSSLDDNSFDIIVSDMRMPHMNGGELLAKVKELSPSTLRIVLSGYANEEMILESLHATHQFISKPADSDRITKSINRALRLQESLCERELKSLMGSIGSLPALPVVYDELMRETCSDDSSLERVGDIISRDVGLSASILKIVNSAFFALVRHIESPSQAASILGMDTLKNLALSTSVFSCFSSGQSGVEEIERLNRDSQRVGVLCGKIAKESNLSARAIDHGQIAGMMCNLGALIALVYPSLMVGLGDDESRLPHIGSYLLGIWAMPFPVVEAVRWHQCPADSQIEEMSPLAVLHFSWAMLTAHGEGGEGVEITLENDRLDLDYLGAVVGAETLRQWVRVTEEFCDQVDCKDD; from the coding sequence ATGAAACGGATTGCTTTTGTAGACGACGATAAAAATGTTTTGGATGGCTTGCGCAGAATGTTGCGTTGTAATCGCAAAGAATGGCAAATGAGTTTCTTTTTGTCTGGCGATGAATTTCTGTCGTCATTGGATGATAATTCTTTCGATATCATCGTCAGTGACATGCGTATGCCTCATATGAATGGTGGGGAGTTACTTGCAAAAGTAAAAGAGTTGTCGCCTTCTACCTTGAGGATTGTGCTTTCGGGGTATGCGAATGAAGAGATGATTCTCGAAAGCCTGCACGCTACCCACCAGTTTATTTCCAAGCCTGCAGACAGTGACAGGATCACCAAGTCGATCAACCGCGCACTTCGTTTGCAGGAATCCTTGTGCGAGAGGGAATTAAAATCTCTAATGGGCTCCATTGGATCATTGCCGGCTTTGCCGGTGGTTTACGATGAGCTGATGCGAGAAACTTGTTCGGACGATTCTTCTTTGGAGCGTGTCGGAGACATCATATCCAGAGATGTCGGCCTCTCCGCTAGCATACTAAAAATTGTCAACTCGGCATTTTTTGCGTTGGTAAGGCATATTGAATCGCCGAGCCAGGCAGCCTCCATACTTGGCATGGACACTCTTAAAAACTTGGCATTGTCTACCAGTGTATTTTCCTGTTTTAGTTCGGGCCAAAGCGGAGTAGAGGAGATCGAGCGGCTCAATCGTGACAGTCAGCGAGTGGGCGTTTTGTGCGGGAAAATAGCCAAAGAAAGTAACTTGTCCGCCAGGGCGATCGATCATGGGCAAATTGCTGGGATGATGTGTAATCTGGGTGCGCTGATTGCCCTTGTGTATCCGTCGCTGATGGTCGGTTTGGGCGATGATGAATCCAGATTGCCGCATATTGGTAGCTATTTGTTGGGTATTTGGGCGATGCCATTTCCGGTCGTGGAAGCAGTGCGCTGGCATCAGTGCCCTGCAGACAGCCAGATAGAAGAAATGTCCCCCTTAGCTGTGCTGCACTTTTCTTGGGCTATGTTAACGGCTCATGGAGAAGGTGGAGAAGGTGTCGAAATTACACTTGAGAACGACAGATTAGATCTGGATTACCTGGGTGCCGTTGTGGGTGCGGAAACACTGCGCCAATGGGTACGCGTGACTGAAGAATTCTGTGATCAGGTAGATTGTAAAGATGACTGA
- a CDS encoding 3-deoxy-7-phosphoheptulonate synthase yields MSSRTDDLRIRHSQPLLAPAILSSELPVPASSAQLIAQSRTTIENILSGKDKRLLVMVGPCSIHDPAAAMDYARQLKEASEKYSDKLFIVLRVYFEKPRTVVGWKGLINDPDLDGSFQINKGLKIARQLLLDVAELGLPAASEFLDTTIGQYYADLVSFAAIGARTVESQIHRELASGLSMPVGFKNRTDGDMQVAVDAIRSASHSHWFPSLTKEGSPAILETSGNPHCYLILRGGNVSGPNYNAESVNTAKAVLEKGGITSNLIIDCSHGNSLKNPENQPLVAEDIAQQREAGETAIRGLMLESHLVGGNQKQVTGEPLTYGQSITDGCLSLANTLPVLERLAATVR; encoded by the coding sequence ATGTCCAGCCGTACGGACGACCTGCGTATTCGTCACAGCCAGCCGCTGTTGGCGCCGGCCATTCTCAGTAGTGAACTGCCGGTGCCCGCCAGTAGCGCCCAGTTGATTGCCCAATCGCGCACTACCATCGAAAATATTCTGAGCGGTAAAGATAAACGTCTGCTGGTGATGGTTGGCCCCTGCTCCATTCACGACCCGGCAGCGGCCATGGACTACGCCCGCCAGCTCAAGGAAGCCTCTGAAAAGTACAGCGACAAGTTATTTATTGTGTTGCGGGTGTATTTTGAAAAGCCCCGTACCGTGGTGGGCTGGAAAGGGCTGATTAATGACCCGGACCTGGACGGCAGCTTCCAAATCAACAAAGGCTTGAAAATCGCCCGCCAGCTGCTGCTGGATGTGGCGGAGTTGGGCTTGCCCGCTGCTTCGGAATTTCTGGATACGACGATTGGCCAATACTACGCCGACCTGGTGAGCTTTGCCGCCATCGGCGCGCGTACGGTGGAGAGCCAGATACACCGGGAACTGGCCTCTGGCTTGTCCATGCCAGTAGGATTTAAAAACCGCACCGACGGCGACATGCAAGTAGCGGTAGACGCCATCCGTTCTGCCAGCCACTCACACTGGTTTCCGTCACTCACCAAAGAGGGCTCCCCCGCCATTCTGGAAACCAGCGGCAACCCGCACTGTTATCTGATTCTGCGCGGCGGCAATGTTAGCGGGCCGAATTACAACGCCGAATCCGTAAACACCGCCAAAGCCGTATTGGAAAAAGGCGGCATTACCAGCAACCTGATTATTGATTGCAGCCATGGCAACAGCCTTAAAAATCCGGAAAACCAGCCACTGGTGGCAGAAGATATCGCCCAGCAAAGGGAAGCCGGAGAAACCGCCATTCGCGGGTTAATGCTGGAGAGCCATCTGGTGGGCGGCAACCAAAAACAAGTGACCGGTGAACCCTTAACGTATGGGCAGAGTATTACTGACGGCTGCCTGTCATTGGCAAATACCCTGCCCGTACTGGAACGACTGGCGGCAACGGTGCGCTGA
- the trmY gene encoding tRNA (pseudouridine(54)-N(1))-methyltransferase TrmY, whose amino-acid sequence MRTFVVRARAAPTNSQKLLAGVGGDAHSEILAHTLMNGIFVAQSHRKDVRVHLVLESTQDFSRTISFVADKLENIGGFHEQALLAKVVAALDASQGMGKEQQKTVEPGITVRTLSFEKLVQQLSENHQLYVMDKKGEDIGDTTFGDNPCFLLTDHIPMPKKSFNSLKRLGAEKISLGNTMLFASQCVTLIHHYLDSQ is encoded by the coding sequence ATGCGCACCTTTGTTGTCCGTGCCCGCGCCGCACCCACCAACAGCCAAAAATTGTTGGCCGGTGTCGGCGGCGATGCTCACAGTGAAATTCTGGCGCACACTTTGATGAACGGCATTTTTGTGGCGCAATCTCACCGCAAAGATGTCAGGGTTCATCTGGTATTGGAAAGCACCCAGGATTTCTCCCGCACTATCAGTTTTGTGGCAGATAAACTGGAAAATATCGGTGGCTTTCACGAGCAAGCGTTGCTAGCCAAAGTTGTGGCTGCACTGGATGCGTCACAGGGTATGGGCAAAGAACAGCAAAAAACGGTTGAGCCGGGAATTACCGTACGCACTCTGAGTTTTGAAAAACTGGTGCAACAGCTTTCGGAAAATCATCAGCTCTATGTCATGGATAAAAAAGGAGAAGACATCGGTGACACAACTTTTGGCGACAACCCGTGCTTTTTACTCACCGACCATATTCCCATGCCGAAAAAAAGCTTTAACAGCCTGAAGCGTTTGGGAGCGGAGAAAATCAGCTTGGGCAATACCATGTTGTTTGCTTCCCAGTGTGTGACCTTGATTCATCACTATCTGGATAGCCAATAG